CGTCGTTTCGAACCATGCTGATCCAGGGTTCTTCCCTGTCGGCATACTCAGCAAGCACATCGGTACGGCTCAACGATGTGTTTTGATATGGCACGTAAATCGCTTGCCGGTAGCTTCCATTTGTGTCATGCATTTTGAACAGTAAATCATCTGTCCATCCGTGAATTATGGTATTGTCTCCATCAAACGAAATATGAGATTTGCGATTATAGTCCGTACTCATAATGTGCACACTTCCTTCTCCTCTTCTCACAAGAGCCTCGCTGGCCGGAAAAGTGTAAACAGTCCCCTCTTCAAAATTTCCTTCCTCCCGTTTCAGAACTCTTCCACCAATCCGGGGTTTCTCAGCCGAATCTCCTCCGGTTGAATAGCCCACTCCAAAATGAATCAGGTAGGTATCCGGATTCAGTACGGAAAAGGTACCCGGATACTGGAGGTATCCGCCTTCTGCATTCATCTCGTATGGTATAACCACATCATCCACAAATTGATAATCATCAAGGCTGAACCTGGAAATGCGCAGGCTGCTGCCGTCCAGTACATGAAGAAACTCACCGTGCGGCTGAACCCAGGATATCCGGCGGAATTCGCCCGGACCGTCTCCTTCCCCGCCGATCTCAGTGAGGTGTGAGCCATCCGGCTCGTATACATGAATCACATATCGGTTGCCGTCCGCAATGTACACACGGCCCTGATCATCAACAGCCACACGTCCCATCCGTCCAATAATCACCTCATCCGTATCTCCGAACCGTGCAACCCGTTCCGGATTCAATTCGGGTACTTCCTCAACCGAGGCACTGATCACAGTGAGATTTTCGAGGGAGGCAATCTCTTCGGGAATCTCGATGTCGGGTGTGCCGGAACAAGAGGCGAGGAACAGGATGAGGGGCAGTAAAAGGAGACGGATTCGGATCATGAAATTGATTATTTATGATTGATGATTGATGATTGGCTGCCGGCTATCAGGTTTCAGCTGTCAGCAGTATAGGTTCTTGTTTTTGGTTGGTTGTCAGTTGTCTGTTGTCAGTTGGAGTAAAAAATTTTTCAGCTCATCAATCACAAATTGAAATAAGTATCAACCAAACTTAACCGCAGCGGACGCTGAGAAGGCGCGGAGTTCGCTGCGTGTTTGGAATTTGAAGATTGTGATTTTCCCGTCTCACGTTTGACGTTTGACGTCTGGCTTTTGCCTTTTGCCTTTTGCCTTTTGCCTTTTCACCAAAATCATCAATCCCCAATCAACAATCACAAATCAAAATCGTACTTCACAATCTCCGCCAGTCCTGTCTCCTCATCGGTTTCGTAAGCATAGATAAACCCGTCCTG
Above is a genomic segment from Rhodohalobacter mucosus containing:
- a CDS encoding 6-bladed beta-propeller, translated to MIRIRLLLLPLILFLASCSGTPDIEIPEEIASLENLTVISASVEEVPELNPERVARFGDTDEVIIGRMGRVAVDDQGRVYIADGNRYVIHVYEPDGSHLTEIGGEGDGPGEFRRISWVQPHGEFLHVLDGSSLRISRFSLDDYQFVDDVVIPYEMNAEGGYLQYPGTFSVLNPDTYLIHFGVGYSTGGDSAEKPRIGGRVLKREEGNFEEGTVYTFPASEALVRRGEGSVHIMSTDYNRKSHISFDGDNTIIHGWTDDLLFKMHDTNGSYRQAIYVPYQNTSLSRTDVLAEYADREEPWISMVRNDDMPETWPAFDDMLTDDEGRIWVSLFTEDPDTYTWLVLDPESEEAAGKVIRPREWSIIDVRDGFLYARETDEETGLVEVVKYGISLES